Part of the Pseudomonas sp. P8_241 genome is shown below.
CAGCGTGCGCGATGACGACAAGCCGCTGGTTGCAGGCGTGGCCCGTGATCTGATCAACTTGGGCTTTGAAGTGGTCGCCACTGCCGGAACTGCCAAGCTGATCGAAGCCGCGGGCCTGAAAGTGCGTCGCGTGAACAAAGTGACCGAAGGCCGTCCGCACGTGGTCGACATGATCAAGAATGACGAAGTCACGCTGATCATCAACACCACCGAAGGTCGACAGTCGATCGCGGATTCGTACTCCATTCGTCGAAATGCCCTGCAGCACAAGATTTACTGCACCACCACCATTGCTGCTGGCGAAGCCATCTGTGAAGCGCTCAAGTTCGGTCCAGAGAAGACCGTGCGTCGCTTGCAGGATCTACACGCAGGATTGAAGGCATGAGCATAACCAAGTACCCGATGACAGTTCAGGGCGCTCGCGCCCTGGAAGAAGAGCATGCTCACCTGACCAAGGTCGTTCGTCCCAAGCTTAGCCAGGACATCGGTACGGCCCGCGAGTTGGGTGACTTGAAGGAAAACGCCGAATACCACGCTGCTCGCGAGCAGCAGGGTATGGTCGAGGCGCGGATCCGTGATATCGAAGGCCGGATTCAGAATCAGGTGGTAATCGATGTCACGACCATTCCTCACACCGGCAAAGTGATTTTCGGCACAACCGTCGAGATCGCCAACGTCGAGACTGATGAGCGCGTCACTTACCACATCGTGGGTGAGGACGAGGCTGACTTCAAACTCGGCAAGATTTCGGTCGGTTCGCCATTGGCCCGCGCCTTGATTGCCAAGGAAGAGGGCGATGTCGTGGCGGTCAAGACGCCTGGTGGCGTTATCGAGTACGAGATTGTAGAAGTTCGCCACATCTGAAGGCCGGCATCCGTTTCGTGCGGGTGCCCTGCTTTGAGGCTGATCCTGATGTTGTGGGTCGGCTGGTTGTGGTTGTTACACTTTTGGTTTGCTGCCGGTGCTGGGCCGAATTGGCCTGGCGCCGGTGCTGATCGACGATTTTACGGCATGCTGAAGGCGCTGATGCTGAGGTTAGTCGCAGCGTGCGTGATTTTCAGGCTTTGGTGCTGATTGAGGCCGAGGGCCTTGTCAGTCTATGGCGGGATTTTCGTGGGTGGAGCGGCAGGGTGCGCGAAGCACACCCTTGACCCTTGTCATCACTTGAAGCGATGGACGTTTGACAGCTGCTTGTTGACGCTGAAGTTCTTGCGGTAAATCAGTGCCATCTTGCCGATGACTTGAACCAGATCCGCTTTGCCGACCTTGCACAGTTCTGCAATGGACGCCAGACGCGATTCACGATCGAGGATGTTGAGCTTGATTTTAATCAGCTCGTGATCCGCCAATGCGCGTTCAAGTTCGGCTAAAACACCTTCAGTCAAACCGTTGTCAGCCACAATCAAAACTGGTTTCAGATGGTGGCCAATGGATTTGTACTGTTTCTTCTGCTCTTGAGTGAGCGGCATAATCTGACCCTTTCGTCTGGATTCTGTAAAATGGCGGCCATTTTACCCGAGGGCTCGTGGATCCGCCCAATTAATCACGACCCTTATCATCGAGGTGCCCAATGGCGCGTTCCAAGACAAGCCTTGGTTGGCTGAAAAGACATGTCAATGATCCTTATGTGAAGCAGGCGCAGAAGGATGGCTACCGCTCGCGTGCGAGTTACAAGCTCCTGGAGGTCCAGGAGAAATACAAGCTGATCCGTCCAGGCATGAGCGTTGTCGACCTGGGTGCGGCCCCTGGTGGCTGGTCGCAGGTCACTAGCCGGCTGATTGGTGGGCAGGGGCGCTTGATCGCCTCGGACATACTGGAAATGGACAGCATTCCGGACGTGACTTTCATCCAGGGTGACTTCACCCAGGACGAAGTGCTCGCCCGGATCCTGGAGGCCGTGGGTAATTCGCAGGTGGACCTTGTGATTTCCGATATGGCCCCCAATATGAGTGGTACGCCTGCCGTAGACATGCCAAAAGCCATGTTCCTTTGCGAGCTGGCGCTTGATCTGGCGGAGAGGATACTCAAGCCGGGTGGTAATTTCGTGATCAAGGTTTTTCAGGGTGAAGGGTTTGATGCTTACGTGAAGGACGCTCGTCAGAAATTCGACAAGGTCCAGATGATCAAGCCGGACTCTTCCCGTGGCAGCTCCCGCGAGCAATACATGCTGGCTTGGGGTTACCGCGGTCGTAGCGAGTAGAACGAGGTTTTTCGACCGGGGCGATAGGATTTTCGTATTTCGCCTTGTAAGAATTAGCGAATATTGTGTAGGAAGTGTTTCACAAAGGGTTACAGACGGCGCCTGCCAAGTTGTAGGTAATGTAGTAAGTTAGGCCGGTGAATATCATGCGAAGCGCGCGCCACCAGCGGCGCTTGCTTCAGAGGGTAGTTAATTGAACGATATGGCAAAGAATCTGATCCTGTGGTTGATCATCGCGGCTGTCCTGGTGACAGTGATGAACAACTTCTCCAGCCCTAATGAGCCGCAGACCCTCAACTATTCCGACTTCATCCAGCAGGTCAAGGATGGCAAGGTCGAGCGCGTAGCGGTTGATGGCTACGTGATTACCGGCAAGCGCAACGATGGCGACAGCTTCAAGACCATTCGTCCGGCGATCCAGGACAATGGCCTGATCGGCGATCTGGTGGATAACCACGTCGTGGTCGAAGGCAAACAGCCTGAGCAGCAAAGCATCTGGACTCAGCTCCTGGTCGCAAGCTTTCCGATCCTGGTGATCATCGCCGTGTTCATGTTCTTCATGCGCCAGATGCAGGGTGGCGCTGGCGGCAAGGGAGGACCGATGAGCTTCGGCAAGAGCAAGGCGCGCCTGCTCTCCGAAGATCAGGTGAAGACCACCCTGGCTGACGTTGCCGGTTGCGACGAAGCCAAGGAAGAAGTTGGCGAGCTGGTCGAGTTTCTCCGTGATCCGGGCAAGTTCCAGCGTCTGGGCGGCCGGATTCCTCGCGGTGTGCTGATGGTCGGTCCTCCTGGTACCGGTAAAACCTTGCTCGCCAAGGCGATTGCCGGTGAAGCCAAGGTGCCGTTCTTTACCATTTCCGGTTCTGACTTCGTCGAAATGTTCGTCGGTGTCGGCGCCAGTCGTGTTCGCGACATGTTCGAACAGGCGAAGAAACACGCTCCATGCATCATCTTCATCGACGAAATCGATGCTGTTGGTCGCCATCGTGGCGCTGGCATGGGTGGTGGTCACGACGAACGTGAGCAGACTCTCAACCAGTTGCTGGTGGAGATGGACGGCTTCGAAATGAATGACGGCATCATCGTGATTGCAGCGACCAACCGACCTGACGTACTGGACCCGGCGTTGCTGCGTCCGGGCCGTTTCGACCGCCAGGTCGTGGTTGGTCTGCCGGATATTCGTGGTCGTGAACAGATTCTCAAGGTCCACATGCGCAAAGTGCCAATGGGCGACGACGTTGCTCCGGCAGTGATCGCTCGTGGTACGCCTGGGTTCTCTGGTGCCGATCTGGCCAACCTGGTCAACGAAGCCTCGTTGTTTGCTGCCCGTGCCGGCAAGCGCATCGTCGAAATGAAAGAATTCGAGTTGGCCAAAGACAAGATCATGATGGGTGCCGAGCGCAAGTCCATGGTCATGTCCGAGAAAGAAAAGCAGAACACCGCTTATCACGAGGCGGGCCACGCTATCGTGGGTCGCGTCGTTCCCGAGCATGATCCGGTTTACAAGGTCTCGATCATCCCGCGCGGTCGCGCTCTGGGTGTGACCATGTTCCTGCCGGAAGAAGATCGCTACAGCCTGTCCAAGCGCGCATTGATCAGCCAGATCTGTTCGCTGTACGGTGGTCGTATTGCTGAAGAAATGACCTTGGGTGTCGATGGTGTGACCACCGGCGCTTCCAACGACATCATGCGTGCCAGCCAGATTGCGCGGAACATGGTGACCAAGTGGGGTCTTTCGGAAAAACTCGGCCCATTGATGTACGCCGAAGAAGAAGGCGAGGTGTTCCTGGGTCGCGGCGGTGGTGGTCAGAGCGCGAGTTTCTCCGGGGAGACAGCCAAACTGATCGACTCCGAAGTGCGCAGCATCATCGATCAGTGCTATGGCACGGCCAAGCAGATCCTCACGGACAACCGTGACAAGCTCGACGCCATGGCTGATGCCCTGATGAAGTACGAGACGATCGACGCCGAACAGATCAACGACATCATGGCAGGTCGACCGCCCCGCGAGCCGCGCGACTGGTCGGGTGGCACTGGCACTTCCGGAACCCCTCCGGTTGTGCAGGACGAGCGTCCGGAAACACCCATTGGTGGTCCGGCTGCTGACGTTTAAGGTTTGAAATGACTTCTGTTCTGTCCTCGACCCGGTTGCCTTGCGGCAGCCGGGTTCTTGATTTGGCCCAGACGCATGTCATGGGCATTCTCAATGTCACTCCTGATTCTTTCTCTGATGGTGGCCAGTACAGCCAGCTTGACGCGGCCATGCGCCACGCCGAAGCCATGGTCGCGGCCGGCGCAACCCTCATTGATGTCGGTGGCGAGTCCACGCGCCCCGGTGCAAGGGCTGTATCGCCGCTGGAGGAGTTGGAGCGCGTAGCGCCTATAGTGGAGCGCATCAGTCGCGAGTTGGACGTGATCATCTCGGTCGATACGTCTACGCCATCGGTGATGCGCGAAACTGCGCGTCTAGGCGCTGGTTTGATCAACGATGTGCGCTCGTTGCGCCGTGATGGCGCCCTGGATGCGGCCGCCGCCACCGGACTGCCAGTTTGCCTTATGCATATGCTCGGCGAGCCCGGCGATATGCAGGACAATCCTCAGTATCAGGACGTTACGAAAGAAGTCGGCGAGTTTCTCGCTGAGCGCATGGTTCAGTGTTCTCTGGCGGGTATTCCTCCTGAGCGGGTCATCCTCGATCCTGGCTTTGGCTTCGCCAAAACCTTGCAGCACAATCTAAGCTTGTTCAAGCATATGGAAGCGCTGCATGCCTTGGGGCGACCCCTTTTGGTTGGGGTTTCGCGCAAGAGCATGATTGGGCAGGCTTTGGGTCGTCCGGTTGGTGAGCGACTGTTTGGTGGCCTGGCGCTCGCAGCTCTGGCTTCGGTGAAAGGGGCGTGTATATTGCGCGTCCATGATGTCGCCGAAACAGTGGATGTGGTGCGGATGATAGCCGCGGTGGGATCAGCCGAATAAGAATTGTGGAGTACTTATGAGCAAAAAATACTTTGGCACCGATGGTATTCGTGGCCGTGTCGGAGAGTATCCGATTACTCCTGATTTTATGCTTAAGCTCGGCTGGGCGGCGGGCATGGCATTCCGAAAAATGGGTGCCTGCAAAGTGCTGGTGGGTAAAGACACCCGGATCTCCGGCTACATGTTCGAGTCGGCGCTTGAAGCGGGTCTCACTTCGGCCGGTGCTGATGTAATGTTGCTGGGTCCGATGCCGACGCCTGCAATTGCGTATCTGACGCGCACCTTTCATGCCGAAGCCGGCATCGTGATCAGTGCATCGCACAATCCCCATGATGACAACGGCATCAAGTTTTTCTCCGGCAAGGGCACCAAGCTGCCAGACGAAGTCGAGCTCATGATCGAGGAATTGCTCGATACCCCGATGACCGTGGTTGAGTCGAGCAAGATCGGCAAGGTATCGCGAATCAACGACGCATCGGGCCGATACATCGAGTTCTGCAAGAGCAGCGTGCCGACCGGTACCAATTTCACCGGCCTGAAAATCGTGATCGATTGCGCGCACGGTGCCACTTACAAAGTGGCGCCGAGTGTGTTTCGTGAGCTGGGGGCCGACGTTGTCGTGCTGTCCGCACAACCGAATGGCCTGAACATCAATGACAACTGCGGGTCGACCCATATGGGTCAGTTACAGGCCGCTGTGGTGGCTGAGCATGCTGATCTGGGAATCGCCTTCGATGGTGATGGCGACCGGGTTCAGATGGTTGATCACACGGGCGCAGTAGTGGATGGTGATGAGCTGCTGTTCATCATTGCCCGGGATCTGCATGAGCGTGACAAGCTGCAAGGCGGTGTGGTCGGAACCCTGATGAGTAATCTGGGGTTGGAACTGGCCCTGGCGGATCTGGGTATTCCGTTCGTGCGTGCGAATGTCGGTGACCGATATGTGATTGCCGAGCTGCTTGAGCGTGACTGGATCGTGGGTGGTGAAAATTCGGGGCATGTTGTGTGCTTCAGTCATACCACTACCGGTGATGCGATCATTGCGGCTCTGCAGGTATTGATGGCATTGAAGATGCGTAATGAAAGCTTGGCGCAATCGCGTCAGACGCTACGCAAGTGCCCTCAGGTACTGATCAACGTGCGCTTCGGCGGCGGCGCAAATCCCATTGAGCACCCGTCCGTGAAAGAGGCTAGCGAGCGCGTTACGAAGTCGATGGCGGGGCGCGGACGAGTGCTGTTGCGTAAGTCCGGGACCGAGCCGTTGGTGCGTGTCATGGTTGAAGGTGAAGACGAAGCAGTGGTTCGTGGATACGCCGAAGAGCTGGCTAAACTGGTAACTGAAGTTTCTGCCTGAATTCGGCTTGCCAGCCTCGATTGTGTTGGGTAACATCTGCGCCCACTTTGACCGACGAGGTACAGCATGCGTCGCCCTATGGTAGCTGGTAACTGGAAGATGCACGGTACCCGCGCCAGCGTCGCTGAGCTGATCAACGGCCTTCGTGAGTTGGCCTTGCCGAGCGGTGTTGATGTCGTGGTATTCCCACCTTTGCTGCATATCAATCAAGTGATTGATGGTCTGGAAGGGAAGTCGATTTCGGTCGGCGCGCAGAATTCTGCGGTGGAATCCGGGCAAGGTGCGTTGACCGGTGAAGTTGCGCCGAGTCAGTTGGTGGATGCAGGTTGTTCCCTGGTGCTTGTTGGGCATTCCGAGCGCCGCCAGATTATGGGCGAGCAGGACGCAATGCTGATTCGCAAGTTCGCAGCGGCACAGGCAAGTGGCTTGATTCCGGTGTTGTGCATAGGGGAGACCCTGGAGCAGCGCGAAGCCGGTAAAACTCTTGAGGTTGTCTCGCGTCAGCTTGGCAGTATCATCGAGGAGCTGGGTGTCGGTGTATTTGCAAAGGCGGTAATTGCTTACGAGCCGGTCTGGGCCATTGGTACCGGGCTGACTGCTTCGCCGCAACAGGCGCAGGATGTGCATGCAGCCATCCGCGCTCAGTTGGCGGCAGAGAATTCTGAAGTCGCGCAAGGTGTGCGGCTTCTATACGGCGGCAGCGTGAAGGCGGCCAATGCGGTCGAACTGTTCGGCATGCCGGATATCGATGGGGGTCTCATTGGTGGGGCTTCCCTGAATGCAGATGAGTTCGGTGCGATCTGTCGCGCCGCGGGAAACTGAAAAAATGCTGGAAACAGTCGTAGTCGTTTTTCATCTGCTGGGTGCATTGGGCGTAGTTGCTCTGGTTTTGCTGCAGCAGGGTAAAGGTGCGGACGCTGGCGCGTCTTTCGGAGCAGGTGCTTCAAATACTGTGTTCGGAAGCCAAGGTTCCTCTACCTTTCTTAGTAAGTTTACTGCTATACTTGCCGCAGGTTTTTTCATAACCAGCTTAGGGTTAGGTTACTTTGCTAAAGAGAAGGCTCACCAGCTGACTCAAGTAGGTCTCCCAAATCCAGCGGTACTGGAAGTTCCAAAGCAACAACCGGCTTCTGATGATGTCCCGGTGCTTCAAGAGCAAAAGTCGGCTACTCCAGCGACTGACGTACCTCCAGCTCAAGAGCAAAAGTAAGAAGAGCTTCAAATGTAGTTTTGCCGAGGTGGTGGAATTGGTAGACACGCAACCTTGAGGTGGTTGTGCCCATAGGGTGTAGGGGTTCGAGTCCCCTTCTCGGTACCAATTAGTCAGGAGAGCCCGCTGTTGCGGGCTTTCTTGCAGGTGGAAGGTTACATTGACCCTGTAGGGGATCGGTCGTATACTTCCGCCCCAGCTTTGTCGCGGGGTGGAGCAGTCTGGTAGCTCGTCGGGCTCATAACCCGAAGGTCGTCGGTTCAAATCCGGCCCCCGCAACCAGTTTAAGGAGCCCCTTTTAAGGGGCTTTTTGTTAGCTGGACACTTTCAACGCCGCTGTTCGACGGCGTTTCAAGGATGGGCGTTTCGCCCATTTTTTTATTTTGCATAGCATGCACATACATGCACTAGGGGGTTCAGGTGTCGAGCAAGCTAGAAGAGTTGCAGGCCTTGCTGGCCCCGGTGGTCGTGGCCCTAGGCTATGAATGCTGGGGTATCGAGTTTTCGGCTCAGGGTCGTCACTCGATGTTGCGCGTTTATATCGATAAAGAAGGCGGTGTGCTGGTGGACGATTGCGCCATTGTCAGCCGTCAGATCAGCGGTGTGCTGGATGTGGAAGATCCAATCTCCGTTGAGTACACCCTTGAAGTTTCCTCGCCTGGCATGGAACGCCCTCTGTTCACTATTGAGCAGTTTGCAAAATTTGCCGGTGAACAAGTGAAGATCAAGCTGCGCTCGCCTTTTGAAGGACGACGCAACTTTCAGGGCCTTCTGCGCGGCGTAGAAGAGCAGGATGTTGTGGTGCAGGTGGAAGACCATGAGTTCCTGTTGCCGATCGATATGATCGACAAGGCCAACATTATTCCCAGTTTTGACTGAGGCGTGCCAGATACTGCGGATCCCGCGGATCCAATGGCTTGCGAAAGGCGAGGCGTACGATGAGCAAAGAAGTACTGCTGGTTGTTGAGTCGGTATCCAACGAAAAGGGTGTACCGGCAAACGTGATTTTTGAAGCGCTGGAGCTGGCTCTGGCCACTGCGACCAAAAAACGTTTTGAGGACGAAGTCGATCTGCGTGTGGAAATCAATCGCCACACCGGTGCTTATGAGACTTTTCGTCGCTGGACAGTCGTCGAAGAAGACGACCTGGACGATCCGGCCATCGAAACCTGGCCGAGCAAGGTTGCTGAAACGCACCCTGGCGCCAAGGTGGGTGATGTAGTCGAAGAGAAAATCGAGTCTATTGAATTCGGTCGCATCGCTGCGCAGACTGCAAAGCAAGTCATTGTGCAGAAAGTTCGCGAAGCCGAGCGCGCTCAGGTTGTTGATGCTTACCGCGAGCGCCTGGGTGAAATCATCTCCGGCACCGTGAAAAAAGTCACCCGCGACAACGTGATCGTTGATCTGGGCAACAACGCTGAAGCGTTGCTGGCCCGTGAAGACATCATTTCTCGCGAAACTTTCCGGGTTGGCGTGCGTCTGCGTGCGCTGCTCAAGGAAATCCGCACCGAGAACCGCGGCCCGCAGTTGATCCTGTCGCGCACCGCGCCGGAAATGCTGATCGAGTTGTTCCGCATCGAAGTGCCGGAAATTGCTGAAGGCCTGATCGAAGTAATGGCCGCCTCCCGTGATCCGGGTTCGCGTGCCAAGATCGCCGTTCGTTCCAAGGACAAACGCATCGACCCGCAAGGCGCTTGCATCGGTATGCGCGGTTCGCGCGTCCAGGCAGTGTCGGGCGAGTTGGGCGGTGAGCGTGTTGACATCGTTCTGTGGGACGACAACCCGGCTCAGTTCGTAATCAACGCCATGTCCCCGGCCGAGGTTGCGGCAATTATCGTTGACGAAGATGCCCATGCAATGGACATCGCCGTTGGCGCAGACAATCTGGCTCAGGCCATCGGTCGCGGTGGTCAGAACGTGCGTCTGGCCAGCCAGTTGACTGGCTGGACCCTGAACGTGATGACCGAATCGGACATCCAGGCTAAACAGCAGGCGGAAACCGGCGACATCCTGCGCAACTTCATCGACGAGCTGGAAGTCGACGAAGATCTGGCACAGGTGCTGGTGGACGAAGGCTTTACCAGCCTGGAAGAGATTGCCTACGTACCGTTGGAAGAAATGCTCAACATCGACGGCTTTGACGAAGACACCGTCAACGAGCTTCGCGCTCGGGCCAAGGATCGCTTGTTGACTAAAGCCATCGCTACTGAGGAAAAGCTGGCAGACGCCCATCCGGCCGAAGACCTGCTCTCGCTTGAGGGTATGGACAAGGATTTGGCGATGGAACTGGCGGTGCGCGGCGTAATTACCCGCGAAGACCTGGCCGAGCAGTCTATTGACGACCTGCTCGACATCGACGGCATTGACGATGATCGTGCCGGCAAGTTGATCATGGCCGCCCGAGCCCACTGGTTCGAGTAATTAGGCGCGGCCTGAGGAGAGAAGTGCATGACGCAAGTCACGGTGAAACAACTGGCCGATGAGGTCAAAACACCGGTAGAGCGCCTGTTGCAGCAGATGCGTGAGGCAGGTCTGCCGCACACCGCCGCCGAAGAAAATGTGACTGACAGTGAGAAGCAATCGTTGCTGACTCACTTGAAAAGCAGCCACAAGGCGAAAGTGGAAGAACCACGCAAGATTACGCTGCAGCGTAAAACCACCAGCACCCTGCGTGTTGCTGGAAGCAAGAGCATCAGCGTTGAAGTACGCAAGAAGAAAGTCTTCGTACAGCGCAGCCCGGAAGAAATCGAAGCCGAGCGCAAGCGTGAACTGGACGAACGTCGCGCAGTAGAAAATGCTGCACGTCAGAAGGCTGAAGAAGAAGCCAAGCGTCGCGCCGAAGAAGAAGCGCGTCGCCAGCCTGCTGCTGCGTCTACCGCTCAAGCCGAACCTGTTGCAGCGCCAGCTGCGGTCGCCGAACCCGTGCGTGAAAGCGCTCCGGTTGTGGCAGCCGCTCCGGCACCTGCGGCCGATACCCGCAAGCGTGACGAACAGCGTCGTCCAGACAAGCCACGTGCTGACGACAACAGTCGTCGCGGTAGCGGCGATGGCGAGCGCAAAAACGCTCCGCATCGTGCTTCGGTCAAGGAAAAGGCCCCGGCTCCACGCGTTGCCCCACGTACTACCGACGAAGAAAGCGATGGCTTCCGTCGTGGTGGTCGCGGCAAGGCCAAGCTGAAGAAGCGCAACGCCCACGGTTTCCAGAGCCCAACCGGCCCTGTCGTGCGCGAAGTGAAGATCGGCGAGACCATCACTGTGGGCGACCTCGCTCAGCAGATGTCGGTCAAGGCTGCTGAAATCATCAAGTTCATGTTCAAACTGGGTACTCCAGCGACCATCAACCAGGTACTGGATCAGGAAACTGCCCAGCTTGTGGCTGAGGAACTGGGCCACAAAGTGACCCTGGTCAGCGACACCGCCCTGGAAGATTCCCTGGCTGAGTCCCTGAAGTTTGAAGGCGAGGCCGTTTCCCGTGCGCCAGTCGTGACCGTAATGGGCCACGTTGACCATGGTAAGACTTCCCTGCTCGACTACATCCGTCGTGCCAAGGTTGCTGCTGGCGAAGCCGGTGGCATCACCCAGCACATCGGTGCATACCACGTTGAAACCGACCGTGGCATGGTGACGTTCCTCGACACCCCGGGTCACGCCGCGTTTACCGCAATGCGTGCCCGTGGTGCCAAGGCGACCGACATCGTGATCCTGGTGGTTGCAGCGGACGACGGCGTGATGCCGCAGACCATTGAAGCTGTCCAGCACGCCGTAGCGGCTGGTGTTCCACTGGTTGTTGCAGTGAACAAGATCGACAAGCCGGGCGCCGATCTCGATCGCATCCGTAGCGAACTGTCGGTTCACGGCGTGACATCGGAAGAATGGGGTGGTGACACGCCGTTCGTACCGGTTTCGGCGAAGATGGGTACTGGCGTCGACGAACTGCTCGAAGCTGTATTGCTGCAAGCCGAAGTACTGGAACTGACTGCAACTCCATCGGCTCCTGGCCGTGGTGTCGTGGTTGAATCCCGTCTGGACAAGGGCCGTGGCCCGGTGGCTACCGTTCTGGTTCAAGACGGTACCCTGCGCCAGGGTGACATGGTCCTGGTCGGTTCGAACTATGGCCGTGTACGTGCCATGCTCGACGAGAACGGCAAGCCAATCAAGGAAGCCGGTCCGGCCATCCCTGTCGAGATTCTCGGCCTGGACGGTACTCCGGATGCTGGCGACGAGATGAGCGTGGTTGCCGACGAGAAGAAAGCCCGTGAAGTGGCTCTGTTCCGTCAAGGCAAGTTCCGCGAAGTCAAGCTGGCCCGTGCTCACGCAGGCAAGCTGGAAAACATCTTCGAAAACATGGGTCAGGAAGAGAAGAAGACGCTCAACATCGTCCTCAAATCCGACGTCCGTGGTTCGTTGGAAGCGTTGAACGGTGCCTTGAACGGCCTGGGTAACGACGAAGTGCAAGTGCGTGTGGTCGGTGGCGGTGTCGGTGGTATCACCGAATCCGACGCCAACCTGGCACTGGCCTCCAACGCTGTACTGTTCGGCTTCAACGTGCGTGCCGATGCCGGTGCGCGCAAGATCGTCGAGCAGGAAGGTCTGGATATGCGTTACTACAACGTGATCTACGACATCATCGAAGACGTCAAGAAAGCCCTGACCGGTATGCTCGGCAGCGATGTTCGCGAGAACATCCTGGGTATCGCCGAAGTGCGTGACGTGTTCCGTTCGCCGAAGTTTGGCGCGATCGCCGGTTGCATGGTTATCGAAGGTGTTGTGCACCGTAACCGTCCAATCCGTGTACTGCGTGAAGACATCGTTATCTTCGAAGGCGAGCTGGAATCCCTGCGCCGCTTCAAGGATGACGCTTCCGAAGTACGTGCCGGCATGGAATGCGGTATCGGCGTGAAGAGCTACAACGACGTCAAAGTCGGTGACAAGATCGAAGTCTTCGAGAAGGTGCAGGTTGCTCGCAGCCTCTAACTCGCGCACTTCAAGAGCCGTGATGGGCTGCCGCATGCAAATGCGCAGTTCGTCACCCGGACTCTAAACGCAACGCCCGGTCTGGCTTCTGTCAGGCCGGGCGTTTGCCGCTTTCAGACCACACGGGTTTCACCGTGGGGCAGTAACAGGTAACAAGACATGGCAAAAGAATATAGCCGTACCCAACGTATCGGCGATCAGATGCAGCGCGAGCTGGCACAACTGATCCGTCGTGAAGTCAAAGACCCGCGCGTCGGCCTGGTCACCATTACCGCTGTTGAAGTCAGCCGTGACGTCGGTCACGCCAAGATTTTCATCACCGTGATGGGGCAGGACAGCGCCGAAGAGATCGCTCAAAGCATCAAGGTGCTCAACTCCGCCGCCGGTTTCCTGCGCATGCAGTTGGCCCGTGAGATGAAGCTGCGAAGCGTTCCACAGTTGCACTTCCACTACGACGAAAGCGTCGTGCGTGGTGCGCATCTGTCGGCGTTGATCGAGCGCGCAGTGGCTGAAGACAACCAGAACCTGGTTGCCGCAGAACCCGAAGACACCAAGGAGTAATCGGTGGCTCAGGTCAAACGTATCCGTCGTAACGTCAGCGGCATCATCCTGCTCGACAAGCCGCTGGGGTTTACCTCCAACGCGGCCTTGCAGAAGGTTCGCTGGCTGCTCAATGCCGAGAAGGCCGGGCACACCGGCAGTCTCGACCCCTTGGCCACCGGCGTGCTGCCATTGTGCTTCGGCGAGGCCACCAAGTTCTCGCAGTACCTGCTTGATTCCGACAAGGGGTACGAAACCCTGGCGCAACTGGGCAAGACCACGACCACGGCGGATGCCGAGGGCGAAGTTTTGCAGGAGCGCCCGGTGACCGTTGGTCGCACCGATATCGAAGCTGTATTGCCGAAATTTCGTGGGCAAATCAGTCAGATACCGCCGATGTACTCGGCGCTCAAGCGTGACGGTCAGCCGCTGTACAAGCTGGCTCGTGCAGGCGAAGTAGTGGAGCGCGAACCGCGTTCTGTTACTATTACGCGCTTGGAATTGCTGGCCTTCGAAGGTGATACTGCGCGGCTGTCGGTGGATTGCACTAAAGGCACCTATATCCGCACCCTGGTGGAGGATATCGGTGAGCAACTCGGTTGTGGCGCTTACGTTGCAGAACTGCGACGTACCCAGGCCGGGCCATTCACCCTGGCGCAGACGGTCACTCTCGAAGAGCTGGAAGCGGTACA
Proteins encoded:
- the infB gene encoding translation initiation factor IF-2; protein product: MTQVTVKQLADEVKTPVERLLQQMREAGLPHTAAEENVTDSEKQSLLTHLKSSHKAKVEEPRKITLQRKTTSTLRVAGSKSISVEVRKKKVFVQRSPEEIEAERKRELDERRAVENAARQKAEEEAKRRAEEEARRQPAAASTAQAEPVAAPAAVAEPVRESAPVVAAAPAPAADTRKRDEQRRPDKPRADDNSRRGSGDGERKNAPHRASVKEKAPAPRVAPRTTDEESDGFRRGGRGKAKLKKRNAHGFQSPTGPVVREVKIGETITVGDLAQQMSVKAAEIIKFMFKLGTPATINQVLDQETAQLVAEELGHKVTLVSDTALEDSLAESLKFEGEAVSRAPVVTVMGHVDHGKTSLLDYIRRAKVAAGEAGGITQHIGAYHVETDRGMVTFLDTPGHAAFTAMRARGAKATDIVILVVAADDGVMPQTIEAVQHAVAAGVPLVVAVNKIDKPGADLDRIRSELSVHGVTSEEWGGDTPFVPVSAKMGTGVDELLEAVLLQAEVLELTATPSAPGRGVVVESRLDKGRGPVATVLVQDGTLRQGDMVLVGSNYGRVRAMLDENGKPIKEAGPAIPVEILGLDGTPDAGDEMSVVADEKKAREVALFRQGKFREVKLARAHAGKLENIFENMGQEEKKTLNIVLKSDVRGSLEALNGALNGLGNDEVQVRVVGGGVGGITESDANLALASNAVLFGFNVRADAGARKIVEQEGLDMRYYNVIYDIIEDVKKALTGMLGSDVRENILGIAEVRDVFRSPKFGAIAGCMVIEGVVHRNRPIRVLREDIVIFEGELESLRRFKDDASEVRAGMECGIGVKSYNDVKVGDKIEVFEKVQVARSL
- the tpiA gene encoding triose-phosphate isomerase translates to MRRPMVAGNWKMHGTRASVAELINGLRELALPSGVDVVVFPPLLHINQVIDGLEGKSISVGAQNSAVESGQGALTGEVAPSQLVDAGCSLVLVGHSERRQIMGEQDAMLIRKFAAAQASGLIPVLCIGETLEQREAGKTLEVVSRQLGSIIEELGVGVFAKAVIAYEPVWAIGTGLTASPQQAQDVHAAIRAQLAAENSEVAQGVRLLYGGSVKAANAVELFGMPDIDGGLIGGASLNADEFGAICRAAGN
- the nusA gene encoding transcription termination factor NusA, whose translation is MSKEVLLVVESVSNEKGVPANVIFEALELALATATKKRFEDEVDLRVEINRHTGAYETFRRWTVVEEDDLDDPAIETWPSKVAETHPGAKVGDVVEEKIESIEFGRIAAQTAKQVIVQKVREAERAQVVDAYRERLGEIISGTVKKVTRDNVIVDLGNNAEALLAREDIISRETFRVGVRLRALLKEIRTENRGPQLILSRTAPEMLIELFRIEVPEIAEGLIEVMAASRDPGSRAKIAVRSKDKRIDPQGACIGMRGSRVQAVSGELGGERVDIVLWDDNPAQFVINAMSPAEVAAIIVDEDAHAMDIAVGADNLAQAIGRGGQNVRLASQLTGWTLNVMTESDIQAKQQAETGDILRNFIDELEVDEDLAQVLVDEGFTSLEEIAYVPLEEMLNIDGFDEDTVNELRARAKDRLLTKAIATEEKLADAHPAEDLLSLEGMDKDLAMELAVRGVITREDLAEQSIDDLLDIDGIDDDRAGKLIMAARAHWFE
- the rimP gene encoding ribosome maturation factor RimP, yielding MSSKLEELQALLAPVVVALGYECWGIEFSAQGRHSMLRVYIDKEGGVLVDDCAIVSRQISGVLDVEDPISVEYTLEVSSPGMERPLFTIEQFAKFAGEQVKIKLRSPFEGRRNFQGLLRGVEEQDVVVQVEDHEFLLPIDMIDKANIIPSFD
- the secG gene encoding preprotein translocase subunit SecG; translated protein: MLETVVVVFHLLGALGVVALVLLQQGKGADAGASFGAGASNTVFGSQGSSTFLSKFTAILAAGFFITSLGLGYFAKEKAHQLTQVGLPNPAVLEVPKQQPASDDVPVLQEQKSATPATDVPPAQEQK